In a genomic window of Thunnus thynnus chromosome 16, fThuThy2.1, whole genome shotgun sequence:
- the LOC137200005 gene encoding uncharacterized protein C14orf132: MDLSFMAAQIPVMTGAFMDSSPNDDYSGEHSLFNSSASVHAAASAASVHGQQDESQSMSSDAIWLWIAIIATIGNIVVVGIVYACTF, translated from the coding sequence ATCCCAGTTATGACGGGAGCTTTCATGGACTCCTCGCCCAATGACGACTACAGCGGCGAGCACTCGCTCTTCaactcctcggccagtgtccaCGCTGCTGCCTCGGCTGCATCGGTACACGGCCAGCAGGATGAGTCGCAGTCCATGTCCAGTGATGCCATCTGGCTCTGGATCGCCATCATCGCCACTATTGGAAACATTGTTGTGGTGGGCATTGTCTACGCCTGCACTTTCTGA